One window of Dyadobacter sandarakinus genomic DNA carries:
- a CDS encoding response regulator, which produces MNMLDTLCVIDDDPVFTFLLKKMIEKAQVTRQTLYFENGQEAIDFLEANREQPGTLPQLILLDINMPILDGWQFLDEYAVLHRELARNIPIFMTSSSTDPEDYKRALASEFIIDYVRKPIYVKEIQSIVGQASVLPQ; this is translated from the coding sequence ATGAATATGCTTGACACGCTCTGTGTGATCGATGATGACCCCGTGTTTACGTTTCTGCTGAAGAAAATGATCGAAAAAGCGCAGGTGACGCGGCAAACCCTGTACTTTGAAAATGGGCAGGAAGCGATTGACTTCCTGGAAGCAAACCGGGAACAGCCGGGGACACTTCCGCAACTGATCCTGCTGGATATCAATATGCCGATCCTGGACGGGTGGCAGTTTCTTGATGAATATGCAGTTCTGCATCGTGAACTGGCCAGGAATATCCCTATTTTCATGACCAGCTCCTCCACCGATCCCGAGGACTACAAACGTGCACTGGCCTCGGAATTTATCATTGATTATGTGCGTAAACCTATTTATGTAAAGGAAATCCAAAGCATTGTAGGTCAGGCATCTGTTTTACCCCAATAG
- a CDS encoding sulfurtransferase: protein MNIIKSRELASMLATDHPVIIDARGGADALERYNQEHLENAQFVDLETELSDKAADPASGGRHPLPQPDDFGKFLGTLGIRPASTVVVYDDKNGANAAARFWWMLKAAGHEKVYVVSGGLQAIKAAGLPVTAAVSDVKPAENYPIENWTLPTVPLEVVKDVSEKPEYLVIDVRENYRYQGEGEPIDLVAGHIPGAINIPYMSNLDEEGVFLPAAALAAKYKLAFGDIDVSRVIVHCGSGVTACHTLLALAEAGLEGASLYVGSWSEWSRNSLPMAKGE, encoded by the coding sequence ATGAACATTATCAAAAGCCGCGAGCTTGCCTCCATGCTGGCCACAGACCATCCCGTGATTATCGATGCCCGGGGCGGAGCAGATGCATTGGAACGCTACAACCAGGAACACCTGGAAAATGCCCAGTTTGTCGACCTGGAAACAGAATTGTCGGACAAAGCAGCGGACCCTGCCAGTGGCGGCCGTCACCCGCTCCCGCAGCCCGACGATTTTGGCAAGTTCCTGGGTACCCTGGGCATTCGTCCGGCGTCGACCGTGGTGGTGTATGATGATAAAAATGGTGCAAATGCAGCTGCGCGCTTCTGGTGGATGCTGAAAGCGGCGGGTCACGAGAAAGTATATGTGGTAAGTGGCGGCTTGCAGGCAATCAAGGCTGCCGGGCTTCCGGTAACCGCTGCCGTCTCGGATGTCAAACCTGCTGAAAACTATCCGATTGAAAACTGGACACTCCCGACCGTGCCGCTGGAAGTCGTTAAAGATGTTTCCGAAAAGCCGGAATACCTGGTGATCGATGTACGGGAGAACTACCGATATCAGGGAGAGGGGGAACCGATCGATCTGGTTGCAGGGCATATTCCGGGAGCCATCAACATACCGTACATGTCCAATCTGGACGAGGAAGGCGTATTCCTGCCTGCAGCAGCGCTGGCTGCCAAGTACAAGCTTGCTTTCGGCGATATCGATGTTTCCCGTGTGATCGTGCATTGTGGCTCGGGCGTAACTGCCTGCCATACTTTACTGGCACTGGCAGAGGCTGGCCTGGAAGGAGCAAGTCTTTATGTAGGATCATGGAGCGAATGGTCGCGTAACAGTCTGCCGATGGCGAAAGGCGAATAA
- a CDS encoding TlpA family protein disulfide reductase, with protein sequence MACCLIIAFSFQCAAQSDGPKVSRYNGKVSQQYAINRNTPIVDHATGRRMPYDAYDQLLKRNPGQYLTQPLIDKYGQASSFEVIRRSQVYVQSNGAVMHNPDLMPEVGEPLAPFVMTGLDGKQYDSEKLRGKYVLLGFWVRYEKPLYTLASTRVISAFLEENRRKGIEIVSLGTTLNTEEECLRAIPKRNCGFVPVPESYGFNHRYQISETPYFILLDRNGIVKAMAPHTEFSKISELILK encoded by the coding sequence ATGGCGTGCTGCCTGATTATAGCTTTCAGCTTTCAATGTGCTGCCCAGTCGGACGGGCCGAAGGTGTCGCGGTACAATGGAAAAGTAAGCCAGCAGTACGCCATCAACAGAAATACCCCGATTGTGGATCATGCAACCGGGAGGCGCATGCCCTATGATGCCTACGATCAGCTCCTCAAACGCAATCCCGGGCAATACCTGACCCAGCCGCTCATTGATAAATATGGACAGGCATCGTCGTTTGAGGTCATTCGCAGGAGCCAGGTGTATGTGCAAAGCAATGGTGCAGTCATGCACAATCCCGACCTGATGCCGGAAGTAGGAGAACCGCTTGCGCCATTTGTCATGACCGGTCTGGATGGCAAACAGTATGACTCGGAAAAGCTGCGCGGCAAATACGTACTACTGGGATTCTGGGTGCGGTATGAGAAGCCGCTTTATACCCTGGCAAGTACCCGCGTGATTTCAGCATTTCTGGAAGAAAACCGGCGGAAGGGCATTGAAATCGTTTCCTTAGGTACCACGCTGAACACCGAGGAGGAATGCCTCCGGGCAATCCCGAAACGAAATTGCGGGTTTGTGCCCGTACCGGAATCTTACGGCTTCAACCATCGCTATCAGATCAGCGAAACACCTTACTTCATCCTGCTCGACCGCAATGGAATCGTCAAAGCCATGGCGCCGCATACCGAGTTCTCAAAAATCAGTGAATTGATCCTGAAATAA